A window of Pusillimonas sp. DMV24BSW_D genomic DNA:
GCCGATTTGTGGCAAACCCTGGATTCTTTAACGCAGGCGCACAATGTGAGTTGGCAATGGGTAAGGGGTCATTCCGGTGACCCGGGAAATGAGCGCGCCGACGCGCTTGCCAATCAGGGTGTGGAAACAGTGGCTTAATCCCCGTGTGGCGACACTTTAGGGTAAATTTGCGGCAATACATTAATAAGGCAACGACGGAAGAGTGATGAAGAATCGTGTGTTATGGCCGCTGGTCCTGATCGTCGGTGTGCTGCTGGGGGTTGTCGCATCGCGCTGGCTGCCTGGCCAGTGGTTTGGTGCGGGCTCTTCGGCACCGTCAGCCCGTGGGGGGGGCGCCTCTGTAACCCCGCCTGCCGTCACGCCTCAGGGGGTCGGCGTTGAGGTTGCCCCGGTGCAATTGGTTGCCATGCCCCGGGTGGTTTCGGCAGTTGGAACGCTGCGTTCCGAAAGTGCTGTGATGTTGCGGCCTGAAATTACCGGCCGTATTGCTGAGATTCGCTTCGAGGAAGGGGGGCGGGTTAAACAAGGCGAATTACTGGTCAGGCTCGACGATAGCGTCACACGTGCTCAATTGCAGCAGGCACAGGCAAATCTGGCGTTGGCGCAAAGCCAGTATCGTCGCTCTGAACAATTGACCAAAGAAGGGTTTATCAGTGGGCAGGCCCGCGACGAAGCGTTTAACCAGTTGAAAGTGCAACAGGCAGCGGTCGCGCTGGCACAGGCCCAATTGGAAAAAACGGCTATTTTGGCGCCTTTCGATGGTTTGATTGGTTTGCGGCAAGTGTCACTGGGCGACTACGTGAGCCCGGGGGCTGATTTGGTGCCGATTGAATCCATCGATCCCTTGCAAGTTGATTTCCGCGTGCCGGAGAGCTTTGTGGGGGCGTTGGAACCGGGCATGCCGATATCGGTGGAGTTTGATGCCATGCCGGGCCAGTCGCGTCAGGGTCAGGTTAAAGCGATTAGCCCTCAGGTTGACGTAGGAGGGCGGTCGGTTT
This region includes:
- a CDS encoding efflux RND transporter periplasmic adaptor subunit, whose product is MKNRVLWPLVLIVGVLLGVVASRWLPGQWFGAGSSAPSARGGGASVTPPAVTPQGVGVEVAPVQLVAMPRVVSAVGTLRSESAVMLRPEITGRIAEIRFEEGGRVKQGELLVRLDDSVTRAQLQQAQANLALAQSQYRRSEQLTKEGFISGQARDEAFNQLKVQQAAVALAQAQLEKTAILAPFDGLIGLRQVSLGDYVSPGADLVPIESIDPLQVDFRVPESFVGALEPGMPISVEFDAMPGQSRQGQVKAISPQVDVGGRSVLLRADIPNADLALRPGMFARVRLQLTDAQALVIPETALQSAGAERYVFRLENGVVRRVVVEIGQRRSGTVEVVSGLAQGDQVVIAGLQKISDGTPVRVLPAAGNSAS